GATACGCTTGTTGTCCTTGTGGAAAAATGGTCATAATTTAATATTTATAAGGTGATGTCCGTGATCGACGCTGACGGCTTTCGCCCCAATGTTGGCATTATTATCGCCAACCGCCAGGGGCAGCTGCTATGGGCGCGTCGTGTAGGACAGAATGCGTGGCAGTTTCCCCAGGGAGGCATCAAATCAAGCGAGACGCCGCAAGAAGCTCTTTTTCGTGAACTTCACGAAGAAATTGGTCTGACCGCCAATGACGTTGATATTGTCGCTTGCACCCGGGGCTGGCTGCGCTACCGTCTGCCACGACGCATGATTCGCACACATTCGCGGCCAGTTTGTATTGGCCAAAAGCAGAAGTGGTTTTTACTCCAGATCCGCTGCGAGGACAGCCGTATCTGCATGACGGCGACGCCCAAGCCCGAGTTTGATGGGTGGCGGTGGGTGAGCTACTGGTACCCCCTTGGTCAGGTTGTGCCGTTCAAGCGTGAAGTGTATCGCCGTGCGCTCCGCGAGCTATCGCCCCGCGTTCAACGATTGGCATTAATAGATGAGTGAACCGCCGCCCTGCGATAGGGTGGTGGTTGACGGCCAAGAAATTCCTCAGCGAGGCAAATAATAGTGAAAAGTAAAACGTCCATGCTTGAGGTTCTGCGACGCGTTATTCAGGAAGTAAATAGCGCGCGCAACCTGGATGCCGCATTGGCCACCATGGTGCGGCGCATTCGTAAAGCGATGCAAACCGATGTGTGTTCTTTTTATCTTTACGATAAAGAGCTTGAATCGCTTGTGCTTATGGAAACCATCGGCCTGCGTACTCAGGCGGTCGGGCAGGTGGTGCTTCCACTAGGCGAG
This window of the Halomonas sp. SH5A2 genome carries:
- a CDS encoding RNA pyrophosphohydrolase codes for the protein MIDADGFRPNVGIIIANRQGQLLWARRVGQNAWQFPQGGIKSSETPQEALFRELHEEIGLTANDVDIVACTRGWLRYRLPRRMIRTHSRPVCIGQKQKWFLLQIRCEDSRICMTATPKPEFDGWRWVSYWYPLGQVVPFKREVYRRALRELSPRVQRLALIDE